ataaacacagattTTGGTAACAGTAAAACTGAATGTGAGAAATAATATGCCATATTTTAAAGGGCCCTAAAATGTAATTGTGTtagacttttaataaattgatgttaattTGGATaaataagtttcatgattttaattaactaGACAtgctatttaattaataaaacctaatttaatcattataaaGGAGTCCAGAATAATTCAAATGGGGGGAAAACGGaatccaaaacatttttttaattaaaaacagaatttgtgaaaaaataaaacacatatacacatagcacaatttgtcatatttatttgttctcataaatttatcatggtttccacaaaaacataaagcagcaaaactgttttcaatgttgataataataataaaaaaatgtttcttcacCAGATCAGcacattataatgatttctgaaggatcttgtgacactgaagactaaaaataaatttaaaatatattaaaacacagccttgataagcataagagactttttagaaacagtaaaaattgactctaaacttaatattaatgtaataatgttaaaatatatatatataggaaagTGATATACTGATATACTTTTACTATGTCTCGTTTAAtagtcttttttgcattttcataatAGTTATCTGATTCTTACAGGACTGTGGAAAGAAGTTTACACACACGGGCAACTTTAAACGTCACATGCGCATTCACACTGGTGAGAAGCCATTTAGTTGCAGAGACTGTAATAAAGCCTTCTCAGACCCAGCTGCCTGCAAAGCACATGAGAAAACACACAGGTGAGCAACAGTCTAATGCTCTTCCTCTGCAGCCTCATATATGACTTAACTATGAGACAAAATATGAAACTCATATTTACACGAAAACTTCACAATGTGTAGTTTTCCTTACATTTGTTCCTACGTGTTTCTGTTTCTCCAGTCCTCTAAAGCCATACTGCTGTTCCACCTGTGGAAAGAGTTACCGGCAAATCAGTCTGCTAAACCTGCACAGGAAGCGACACACAGATGAGGCGCGATACAGCTGTGAGGACTGTGGGAAGCTCTTCACCACTTCTGGAAATCTGAAGCGGCATCAGCTGGTGCACAGTGGAGAAAAACCCTACCACTGTGACTACTGCGAACGGGCCTTTTCTGACCCCACTGCAAAGATGCGACATCTAGAGACGCACGACACAGACAAAGGTCACAAATGTCAACACTGTGACAAGAAATTCAACCAGGTGGGGGATCATTATGAACTTGTgttaaacttaaactttattgtcttcataaatgtaattacaaaaaccttacacaggttccaaaaaatattttaactatttttactgtatttttaatcaataaatgcagccttggtgagcatcaaaaaatgtctttcaaaaacattcaaaaatcttTGGATGTATATTTACATGAAAGTTTAGTAATATCATGCTAAGCAATATATATTGTACTATAcggtgtgtgtatatataatataatatatgttttgaaatgtaatttattcctgtgatgcaaagctgaattttcagcatcattaccccagtcttcagtatcacatgatatttcagaaatcattctaatattctgatttattatcaatgttggaaacagttgtgctgcttaatatttagttggaacctattttttaataaaaaaaaaaaaaagaacagcatttacttaaaaaaatttatttaaaagtttgtggtcagtacatttttattctttcttttttgaaagaaattaatacttgttaaattgattaaaaagtgatataaaagacttatattgttagatttctattttaataaatgctgttcatttttaacgttttgttcattaaagaatcctgaaaaaagaatcacaggttccaaaaaaatattaagcagcacaactgtttccaaaattgaaaataaatcagcatgttagaatgatttctgaaggaacatgtgacactgaagtctggagtaatggctgatgaaaattcaattacaagaataaattatactttaaaatatattaaaatagaaaaacattattttaaactgtaataatatttcacaatataagtgtttttttctcaagtaaatgcagccttgaggagcataagagaattctttaaaaaacattcaaaatcctactgatcccaaacttttgaacaacagtgtatatatttaaatattacaataaatacttttaaaactgtataaaaaaaatacaaattttatttaaaataaacaaaaatccataattttttttaaaatgtcatactCTCTTTCacttctgtttttaaaaatataatatcatataatatgcAGACAAAATTGATAGATTATTCCATATTATTGACAATATTTTGTAGCCATAGCTACAAAAGTATAacacaaaacttttttattaggcattacaaatacaaacaactcaaatacattttttcccctAGTTGGGAAACCTGAAAGCACATCTGAAGATCCACATTGCAGATGGCCCACTTAAGTGTAAGGAGTGTGGGAAACAGTTCACCACCTCAGGTGAGATTTACACACCGAGACAAGGTGtggcagtatatatatatatatatatatgtgcgtGAAGGAATTTTAATGTGCCTCCATGGTCTGTTCACAGGCAACCTAAAGAGACACCTGCGTGTGCACAGTGGTGAGAAGCCTTTCGTCTGTATGCACTGTCAGAGAGCGTTTGCTGACCCCGGGGCCTTGCAGAGACACGTGCGCATCCACACAGGTCTGAGCCGTTTCTTACGTCCTCAGCCACTGTGATCTTAAAAGGTTTATTTGACCGTGTCTGTCTTACTGTTTTAGGAGAAAAGCCCTGTTTGTGTCTGATTTGTGGAAAAGGCTTCACACAGGCCAGTTCGCTCATAGCTCATGTTCGCCAACACACTGGGGAGAAACCGTATGTGTGTGACCGCTGTGGAAAGAGGTAATTGAGAAATAGCATGAATGATTTTGTTTAGATTCATAATTGCGCCATTTATTGAGTAAGTTTGATTCACTATCACCTTGAAGGTTTGTCCAGTCCAGCCAGCTGGCCAATCACATCCGTCATCATGACAATATCCGACCGCACAAGTGCCACACCTGTAACAAAGCGTTTGTCAATGTGGGAGATCTCTCAAAACACATCATCATTCACACTGGTAAGATGCAACATTTAGAGCTTTTTCTTATGTGTTTCTCTTTTATGTGCTTCTAATGACTCCCTGTTTGCAGGGGAGAAACCTTTCCTGTGTGATAAGTGTGGCCGAGGATTCAACCGTGTGGACAATTTGCGCTCCCATGTGAAGACGGTGCACCAGGGGAAAGCGGGCATGAAGAGACTAGTGGTGGCTGAGGAGGATGAGGGAGAGGAGAAGATGCTGGCGGACTCCACACCGGACTCAGAGCTCAATAATGAGGTCAACATCGTCACAGTCACTACAGATGACATTGTGACTTTAGCCACAGAGGCTCTGGCTGCCAGCGCTGTAGCGCAGCTCACAGGTAAGAGAATATAACAGGAGAGTGGAAAAGGTTGTATCTCAATACTAAGGGAATAGGCTAAATCTAAAAGTGGCTGTAATGGTGGCTGGACGGTGTCCTGATGATATTTGTTGTCTTTGACCCCTGTAGTGGTGCCAGTGGCAACCTCAGTATCTGCAGATGAAACAGAGGCACTAAAAGCTGAGATCACCAAAGCAGTGGAGAAAGTACAGGAAGCAGGTGTGtaatatagattttatatactatattattatttactgatttattgGTATTGTGAGTTATGATAGcatttataatacaaaataaatatctaaaatgattataaatgatgtaaattatattcataaaatgttgcattaaaaacaagttacatGTAATACTactaaatttaataatatgtgTGTACAGATAAAAGGATTGAAAgaagtaatatatatttttatgtgttatattacaaaatactaCATTTTAAGGTGTAACTGATTCCTGTGTGTCATTacttccagtcttcagtgtcacatgatccttcagaaatctttctaatatgctaatcTGGTGCTCAAGATGCATTTCCTTTGATCATTGTTGAAAACCATTATGCTGcctaatgtttttgtggaaactgtaaaACATGttcttcagaattctgagattagtagaaataaaattaaatctttgaatataaatataatgttacaaaatatttcaaataaattttctttttatttataaaataatattttgtaacattataagtgacttcactgccacttttgatctatttaaagcatccttgctaaataaaaatattaatttaaaaatctctCATCTGACCTGTAGTGTATatcaattaaattgtattaaaaaattaattatataaataaaagctattctttttaaatattttgaagcaTTATAAGTGGCTTAACTTATTCGTGATAATTACTACTTGATCATTTTTGATCGATTTGAAACATCCTAAGTAAAAGTGTTGattctttactttttttgtaaactgcTCCATCTGACCAGTAGTGTGTATCTaaactaattaataaattaattctataaataaaacctgttcttttgaaatattttgtagcattataagcAGCTTAACTGTCACTgttgatccatttaaagcatccttgctgaataaatgtatttctttctttctgtctttctttcaaaaagaaaaacaaaaagctcCATGTGACCAGTAGTGTGTTTCTaaactaattaataaattaattatataaataaaacatgttcttttgaaatattttgtagcattatatGTGGCTTAACTGTcaaatttgatacatttttgatcaatttaaagcatcctcgctgaataataaaaaaacccctGCTCCATCTGATCAGCAGtatctaatttaataaatacatacaaaaaaagtacaattctttcgaaaaaataaaacaaaaaactgctcCATCTGGTCATCTGATCAGTagtgtgtatttaaattaattaattttatagtatttctttctttctttctttctttctttctttcttaaaaaaaaaaaaaaaaacactgctccATGTGACCAGTAGTGTGTATCTaaattaattcaataaataaaacctgttattttgaaatattgtatAGCATTACAAgtgtattttttacaatttttattgctgaataaaagtatttatttctttcttttttctttcaaacaaaaaacCCTGCTCCGTCTGGCCAGTAGTGTGTATCTAAGTTAATCAATTAATTCTATAAATAAAAGCTGatctttttgaattattttgtagcattataagtgattttactgtcacttttgatacatttaaagcatccttgatgaataaaggtattcatttttttctttaaaaaaaaaaaaaaaacctgctccACCTGACCAGTAgtgtgtataaaaataaattaataaattaattatataaattatactaaatataaataagattaaattctaataattttataaagataaattataaattgtattgaaGTATGAAACATTGTGCTGCTCTGTTCCTTCAGATCCCAACACCCAGATCTTGTACGCATGTGACTCATGCGGTGAGAAGTTCCTGGACGCCAGCTCCCTCGCTCAGCATGTGCGCATTCACACTGCCCAGGCCCTGGTCATGTTTCAGGCAGATTCTGACTTTTATCAGCAGTATGCAGGAGATGGCACATGGCAAACCACCGAGCAGGTCATCCAGGGAGGGGAGCTCTTGTTCCGGACACGGGAGGAGGACGCTGAAGAAGGAGAAGGAGCTCTAGCCCAGTCAGAATCTCAAACTGAGACGGGAGAGGAAGAAACCAGCACACAGGCAGAGACAGAGGAAGGGTCTGGAAAAGCAGAGTCTGAAAGCCAAGGACAGTGAAGAGTTTGAAACGGTCCACATGGAGTTTAAACTGTCACAAAGTGTACTATTTCTCACAAGAGTGATGGTTATTACTAATTAACATGCTATAATAAAACACTCATATGAAAATACTCAATAGATGTCATATCTCAAACCATAGCACAATGTGTACAGCATATTAAAACTACATTgtaaaaagttacattaaaaaagatgacaagaaaatgtaattaattatgaacaaatgtaatttgtatGCTGTTTGTCAGACATTTTAATACTAGTGTCTCCCTCTGTACGTCCTCTGCCAGATCATGTATTCTGTTTTTGAAGCCAATTAAACATATGACTGTCCTATAAGTTTCAATTTTCAACAAATCAGCTACAGTACcgaatttatttattgattcatttattaGTGATTCTTTTGTTTGTAAAGTTTAACTGCTTGGCATAAACATAAAACTGCTGATTTTAACTGTATGCTTATCATTTTCATTACATGTAGAAGCTGATGAAACTCACAATAAACACTGCTTTTGATTTCATATAAATATTGCAAGCGACTATTATTACACCTTTAGATGAGTGTCGTGTTTTGCAAGCAAggttctgtttttaaatatcacaTCGTTCATTATCAGATACTCGCATTTAAACTAGTACTGGAAACGTACTAGGTCATTTTGGTCCAATTTTGTTGGAGTTTATGGAACAGATCAAGATATTGTATCATAATTACATACAATAGTGactttttataaatgtcttaaaccATATTCAGTGCACAACGCTGAAGAACAATTAAAGTTTGCAATCCAATTGTTTGTTAATAAACCAAAATCTCTTGGCTGgttgatttttttgtgttacttttggtcAATggaataaatgtctttattattgCCAGGAAACCAATGCTACTGGTTGTTTACcctaatttaatataaacttttcttttttaaaaatgcactcCGACTTTGATGACAGCTTTAAAAATCCAATCAGTTTCAAAACAGCACTTCAGCCATAAAACAAAGCTTTCTGTTGAATGCAGTTTGACATGGACAGTGGGTATCAAGAGGAATTGGTGCCTTGTAGTTTGAAAGCCTTGTTATGTT
Above is a window of Labeo rohita strain BAU-BD-2019 chromosome 23, IGBB_LRoh.1.0, whole genome shotgun sequence DNA encoding:
- the zbtb17 gene encoding zinc finger and BTB domain-containing protein 17 → MDFPWHSGKVLGQLNEQRQLGLLCDCTFVVDGVDFKAHKAVLAACSAYFRTLFLDQKDVVHLDISNAAGLEQVLEFMYTAKLTLNPQNIEDVIAVATFLQMQEIVNACSAFQSLTVPASSKPVTEPVEEQPKSVRKPEDSSSQEEQESHSVTQNAVSEVKEAPAQSETTETQEAASDTTEKQSTKTLRAVSKISGPSKTRQKKPGGVDPKNETEEERATKEIPQYEDDPSDADYTPKVSQRAAAKRSYVSTRRSKSKYAAVHTSTEVDDAEESMSKAESVENMVEEEDVEDEGEAEEEEEQEEEEEEEEEEEEQMETEDGESVSSDGKKSAVAAERSESRAYGSVTHKCEDCGKKFTHTGNFKRHMRIHTGEKPFSCRDCNKAFSDPAACKAHEKTHSPLKPYCCSTCGKSYRQISLLNLHRKRHTDEARYSCEDCGKLFTTSGNLKRHQLVHSGEKPYHCDYCERAFSDPTAKMRHLETHDTDKGHKCQHCDKKFNQLGNLKAHLKIHIADGPLKCKECGKQFTTSGNLKRHLRVHSGEKPFVCMHCQRAFADPGALQRHVRIHTGEKPCLCLICGKGFTQASSLIAHVRQHTGEKPYVCDRCGKRFVQSSQLANHIRHHDNIRPHKCHTCNKAFVNVGDLSKHIIIHTGEKPFLCDKCGRGFNRVDNLRSHVKTVHQGKAGMKRLVVAEEDEGEEKMLADSTPDSELNNEVNIVTVTTDDIVTLATEALAASAVAQLTVVPVATSVSADETEALKAEITKAVEKVQEADPNTQILYACDSCGEKFLDASSLAQHVRIHTAQALVMFQADSDFYQQYAGDGTWQTTEQVIQGGELLFRTREEDAEEGEGALAQSESQTETGEEETSTQAETEEGSGKAESESQGQ